A region of the Lycium barbarum isolate Lr01 chromosome 1, ASM1917538v2, whole genome shotgun sequence genome:
GAAATGAAAAACAAAAGAGTTTCAAGCCTTGGCAATGTAATGATATCAAGTAAAGAATATAATACCTATAACGATAAACAAAGAATACAAATGTCAAGAACTTTAATGTAGAAATATAGAGAAATAagacttatgtatatataaaaatattgaGTATAAACTCAAATAGTTAATACTTactgcgcatcgcgcgggtatgtATACCAGTATTATAATAAAAGGagggtagtctagcttaatattaagccaagtgccATAATATTAACAAGCCACTTGGTAACAAATTCTATTCGtttaaatttaaaaagaaaataattgacATTATTAAATGTACTCACCTAAGTTGGTGTACTTGATTGGAGAAATATAATTAATTGATATTCTTGAATCTAATGTATAGTCAAGAATAATTCTTTAAATGGTAAGATATAATATTACATgatataatttcaaaaaaaaactttaaagCGGTGCTGAAAATTCATAATAGAAATTATTAGAATACTGCATAACATATATCAATTATACGATTTGATGGCTATTTATACTTACGGATaagttaatatataaaatatgacTTATGACTTTTTATCCTTTGGGATaagttaatatatataaattaaaataaatgaaCTTACGTCAAATATTAAAGATTTGATgactttaaaaaatttaaaaattccaAGCAGCAAAATAGGATCTTAAATAAAATAACTATATTATTATAcaagtaagaaaaaaaattagggtTGGCAAAAAAGATTTAAGATTGGTCTATTAAAGGAAAATTGACAACCCATATTATTACCTCACTAAATGCTACATTTAATAATAAGGTTATTAGACGTAAGAAAAAACAGGAAGTAATATGATTTACTTTTCAAATTTAAGATGAGACTTGATTGTTCAAGGCTTCCAAAATATGGTAATAATTTTTCTAATTTACTAGACAAAGTAAAATAAATTCTTTCCTTTCATTTGAATTAAACACTAAATGAAAAATTAAACAAACTATCATAGTTGGGGAAATAATAGGTAGAGGATGATAGAGATAATGCAACAGAGGAAAAATTTATTTGTTTATTCCATATAATGCAAAAATAATATCTATATTATAATAAAATGagggtagtctagcttaatatttaGTCAAGTgacgtaatatgaacaagccacttggcaacaaattctatttgtttTAATTTTGAAAAGAAATTAATTGACATTATTTAAATCTAATATGTACTTACCTAATTTGGTGAATTTGATTGGAGTCAATAAAAAAAATCGCACATTCAAAGGGAGAGATTAGAATAATTGAAATTTACTATAGATAACTTTCTAGGTCTTTTTAATGCAGTAAGAAACGTACTCCGACATACCTTTTCCATAATTATTGTAATATGCATACTACTAATTATTTAATGAAAAATCTCTACTATTAGAGTTTCCTTGAAAATACGTATCTTCTTAAAATTAGTATTTGATAAATTGTGCATCTTTTGGGGTAGCAAAGTGGTTTGACTTTCACATTGTATCCATTCTCAAACCTGTTACATGCTCCATTCTTTTGAActaataaatataaaaataaattaaagacgTAAAATTTAAGTAAACAGATCTGACGTTGAAATGAGTGATTATCCGGGGAAAAGAAAATTGAAAGTTCAAATTAACATACATTGAAAGTTCAAATTAACATACATTAACCTATTTTAGTGGTTATTAGTCTTGAAACATGATCCCTTTCTCAAAGGGAGTAATTTTAGGACTTTAGCatattttttgttttgaaaaaaggtTTAGTGATATAAAATTATCGATATGCAGGTTTCTCATCAATTCTGCATTAATTAAGTTTATTAACACATAAGAAAATTACAATTATTGCCACgtttcaacaaaaaataaaagattaaTCATCATGCGATTTTTTTCAAGaaatatcaaataaaatataGTAAATCTCTCACGTAGAAAACATAAATAAATGTATCAAAAACATATCATTTTATGTTGAAAGTAAAAGgtaaaagcatagaaagaaaaaaaaaagagaaacaaaatGTAAGAAAAGGGTAAAAAGGCAAGGATAAGAAATGGTAAGCAGGCTATACAGGAAGAACTAGGGTTCATTATAGGGTCTCTTCCATTCAGGTATCTTGGAGTTCCATTAAGCTCCAAGAGACTGACCATTGAACAATGTCAACCATTAATTGAAAAGATGATAGGGGAGTCACCACATGGACTGCCAAATTTTTATCATATGCTGGGAGGCTTCAGTTGGTGAAAAGTGTACTGATAGCAATTCAGAACTTTTGGTCACAGATTTTTGCTCTGCCTAAGGAAATCATAAGCAAAGTTGAATCTATTTGCAGGAAATTCTTGTGGACAGGTAACACTGAATGCTCAAACAAAGCGTTGGTGGCATGGAACACCCTATGCTTGCCAAAAGTTGCGGGAGGGATGAATATTACTGAATTACATACCTCGAATAAAGCTGCCCTTCTGAAGCACTTCTGGAAATTGTGTATGAAAAAAGATGCCCTGTGGATAAAGTAGGTGCACCACTACTACATAAAGGGTGCTGATATATGGACAAAGATGGTTCCACAGGCTTCCTGGATTATTTAGAAGATATTGAAGTCAAGGCAATACTTGGAAATTACTACGCTTACAAGAGAGGAGTTTCTCAACCAAGAAGTCTATACTAGCAAACTAATGTACAGGGAACTGAGAGGAACATATCCAAAAGTCATGTGGAAAAAGCTCATTTGCAGCAACCAAGGCAGCCCTAGATGGATATTCATCCTATATCTGGCACTGCAAGGGAAGCTATACACAAAGGACAGATTGATTAAATGGGGAAAGCAATATAGCCCTACCTGCCCACTATGTGCAGCAGCTGATGAAAGCATACAACACCTTTTCTTTCTATGCCCAATATCAGCAGGCATATGGCATCAGGTACTGCAGTGGCAAGGGATTATAAAACCAGTGCAAGGATGGATGGAGGAGCAAACATAGGCCAAACAACATGGTACGGGTAACAGCGCAAAAGCAGAGCTATACAGGATGACCCTTGCAGGATGTGTTTACTATACATGGCAGGAGAGGAATCAAAGGCTATTCTAAAGCAAACAAAGGACAGAGAGAAGTATACTAAGGCAGCTAATACAAGACATTCATTGCAGAGGAGCAAGACTACCTAGACTAGCTAAACAACTTGATGTACTTAACTTCTATCCCTAAATAGAGTGCATAGGTTCAGTGAGAGAAGAACTAGAAGCTAAGTATTACACGATAGGAAGCTAGAAGTATTAGAACTGGGGCCATCTGTCCAGTATCTAGGGGTACAACATTGAGCATTGTAATTATTTCCCTGGTAATACAACAAATCAGTTACCAAAAAAAGAAATGGTAACAAAATCTTCTCATTTTTGGTATAAAAATATGAATTGATCTCATAAGGCAAGGACATCTTAGAATTCTATGTCTTTTAAATACACATTATATTATTTGAATTTTTGAGTTGGAATGAACCCCTTTGTAACTAATGCTCATAAAATTACGGTCTTTTGGTTCATTTTATGTGTTGTTATCTATTTAATCTAGTTTTGAGAGGAACTTTAGATGGATTACCCAGAGAAAAGAAGATTGAGAAATTAGTAAACTTAATAGCTCTTTTGTTTCAATAGAGAaatatattttcttaatttattATTATCCATTGACATAGTTAAGGCATTTTCTTCATAGTCGTTTATGTAACTGTTTTTCTTGCTACTTCATTGATTAGCACATGGTTTTTCATAGTCCATTCTACTAGTTATGCTACTTATGCCAGTCATTTTTCTAAAAGAGTATGTTTCTTTTCTTATCTTGCtatctattatatttatttttaggAATTAGTTTTCTTTTAGTTGTAGAACGTATTAAGACTAACTAAACTAGATGACTTACTTTTTGAATATATCATATGAAATTAGCATTTTTCGGATCTTTTGGGATATCGTATAATTTACTTTTGAATATATCATATGAAAATCTCCAGTTCTTCACCATATCCACATATATAAAAAAACGATTATGGGGTAAACTGCATTGATTAGCCATTGGCGGTTGATATTGAAACTTTTGCGGAAGAAATGTCAACGCTCATCAAGGGGTGCATTAGCATTTATATGAACAAAAATTGAATTACATGATAAATTAATGTTGGGGGTGTTCGGATTTTAGAGTTACTTTATTTGTAAGAAAACTAATTATGCCACAGAccataacatttttataaggTTTAGGTGGTATTTTAATTTTTAGGAATTATTGAAAGTTGATAATGGATAGCTAATAGGAGTAGTAAATTTACAACCGACAATGGTGCAATTATTGTTTTCGACCTGTTGAGGAATTAGTTTTGGCTTTCAATATCTTTACGAATTAAATAAAAATTACATTAGAAGGGGAATTAGTTAGACTTTATattaataataaattaattaaaatatttattacaaaaaaattaaaatatggtGATAAACGTAATATTGTAAACCACAAGGGAGGTTAGTGTTAGGAGGTCATAGGAGATCTTTGAAATTACCCctaaataatttcattaataaaCTTAATATTATTATGACGAGGATAAATATTATtgaatttaaataataataaaagtttcaagtaatataataaaatattaaaaatataattaagtTTCTCAagtaggaaatttcaataattaCTTAGTGCATATAGCACCAAACTAATAATTAGTAAAATATTGATATATTTTATTATATAATAAGAAGAGAACTTAAGTTTATACTAAATGTAAAAAACTAACTAAAATATAATATTAGAGAAAATAATGTATAAATAGGAGGATTAAAGAAAAAGCAAAGATATTTATTCTAGATAATTTCATTAATAAACTtaatattattatgatgatgataaatATTATtgaatttaaataataataaaagtttCAAGTAATATAATATGAGatttaaaatataattaagtTTCTCAAATATTACTTAGTTCATATAGCACCAAACTAATAATTATTAAAATATTGATAGATTTTATGATAAAATAAGAAGAGAACTTAAGTTTATACTAAATGTAAAAAACTAACTAAAAATATGatattataaaaaataatgtaTAAATAGGAGgattaaagaaaaaggaaagataTTTGTTCTTTGACTTAATTTAGATGATAAAACAAAGTAAAAATaatcactattattattattgaaaaatttaaataatagaatttttaaaattttacaaACAAATAAAATTTCATGAGTAAGCAAAATCATATTTATCTTTAATTAGTAAAAGTGAAGTaatgaataataacataagtCAATTAACAAGCTAATATAAAGTTATTAAAGTAACAATACCGAAAAATACATAATGCAACAATGATAAATAACGATAAAtaagaataaataataataataaaaattagAACTCTTAGGTCAACCGTATTGGATAGGATcaaaaagctctcttctctctcctattcccatgcaaaccctaaccTTATTCTAAACCTTCATGGCGGCGCCGACCAAAGGTGGCTGACCAGCCTTTGGCAATCTCCTCTACACTACAATTCCTTCCTTTGACCACCCCTTCTTCATCCACGAACCCTCACATGGCAACATCTTCCTCCATAAACCGTACAAACCCTAAAAACCCTAACCCTAACAGCCATGAAAACCATGCAGAAACGATGAAAATTACTAAGAACTTTGCAACAATAGTGAATAAAGATGGTAATGACACCATGCAGACGATGGAAAATGTCATTGAGCCTATCCCCATCAAATCAATCGAGATAGTTTAAGGAGAACATATGGTGGAGTGGACAGAAGTAGAAGTGGATCGTATAAACATAATTGAGAAGCTCCAATATGCTGTAATTGGTAAGTTCTCATATGGCTGGCCGGAACTTGAAGAATTGAGAACTCAGATCCTATTGCAGTGTGGGATCAAAGGAGACTGTCATATTGGATTGTTTAGAAATAGACATATTCTTATGAGGTTTGAAAGGTTTAAAGATACCTACAGATGATGGCAAAGACATCTCATTACATTAAGTCGAGAGATGGAGGAATGTACCAGATGAGGCCTTTGTTATATGATACTAGATTCAAAATTGATGAGGAAACTACAATGGCGATGGCTTGGATATCCTTTCCAAATCTACTGCCAACTTTTTTTGTGAAGAACTCTTTATTCTCTCTAGCATCAGCAGTTGGTAAACCATTGTatctagatatggccactattaATAAAACTCGACCAAACTGTGCTAGAGTTAAAGTTATAGTAGATCTTGCTGCTAATCTCCCAAAAGTAGTTAACATGAAGATCATAGATGAGAAATCTAGTGTTTCTAGGATTGTCAAGGTACAAATTCAGCATGATGTATTACCCAAATACTGCACAAGGTGTAAGTTGCAGGGTCATAATGAATAAGGTTGCAGGATCTTACATCCAGAACTGAGAGTGGTACATATAGAAAAAGAAGACAAGGGCAAGACTGCAGAACCTCAGGATGCTTAGCCAAATAAGGGTCATTATATGAATTTTAGAAGACCAGGAGGGAGGTATGGTGGAGGCCTTGAAGATTGGAATACTGTCAAAGATAAGAGAGTGAATACTGTCAAAGATAAGAGGGTGTTTACAAAAGAAAAGAATCTAGACAAGTTTATAGATGGGAGACCTATAAATGGGAATTTAGCAGAAGTTCAAACTCAAAATGCTTTAGAAGCTTTGCAGAATGAAGGGGTTGTGGAACAAGGAGTAGAACTTGTGGAGAATGAACTAACACTGCAAGTAGAGGAGGTGGAAGCTAACACTGTGGGGTCGAATGCTAATATAGTAGAAGATAGCTCTCCTGCAACTGAAGTCAAGGAGAAGGAGGACAAGGTTGAAAAGTTTGATATAGTGAAACAACTTAATGCAGCAGATCAAGTTCAAGAAGTTGTGCCACCTATAGGTACATCCAATATAGAAGAAGGAGTAGACAAAGATGAGGAGATCATAGTACATAGAGAGGAAGATGAGAACAAAAGGGAAACTAGAAAAGTTCACAGTAATCTAGAAGAGGTGGTAGTAGATCATGATGGTATATTAGAAGTTAGTAATCGTTCTCCTTTTAATAAATGGGGGGACAGGGTGGATGAGGAAAAGACTGTGGGAGGAGATGTGGTGAATGGAGATAGTGTTGGCATAGACTATCCAGGTGGAGGTGGACTCTATTCACCTCAACCAACTGCTGAAAATGCTATTGTTCTCAGTAGTCCATTGGCTCAGCCTTTACAGTTATTGAAAACTGATTCCCCTATGCAGAGATTACATGATAATGTTTCCCATAATGCTGGAAATGTTGAAAGTCATTTGGAGGATAAAGAGAATTGTCACATTAATAAGGATGATTTGGAGGAGTCTGTTCAACAGAAGCTTGAGCAGGTATGCAAACAAGTAGATGTTTCTCCAACATCAAAGGTGAAAGGTGGAAGGAAAGGCCAGAAATAGATAGAAGGAAAGAAACCATTAGGTGCAGAGCCACAACAACCTACCAGGGTTGTGCCAACGAGATCTGCCAGTATTAAGTCAAAGTTTTAAATGATGATTAAAACATTcatttggaatattagatcagtgCAGACACAACAAGCTTTTCACAGACTTCAAATGCTACATAGACATCAAAGGTTTATGTCACTTGCCTTAATGGACCCTTTTCAACATGTTAGACAGATACAAAAATTCAAAAGGAGGTTAGGGATGCATCAGGCTGGTGCAAACTGTAGTGGAAATATTTGGTTTTTTGTAGAGGAGAATGTAGATGTGGAAATTTTATCTGATACTGCACAGCAGATCACCTTGAAACTATTTCTTCAGGAGCACAATTTATATCTTATAACAACTTTGGTCTATGCTAAATGTGATGAAGTAGAAAGAATGCCTCCTTGGGATAGTATTTATCAGTTAGCTGGCTCCTATGACATGCCTTGGATGGTAGGGGGAGATTTTAATGTAGTGATGAATGACCAGGAGAAAATAGGTGGAGTCCCTATAGTCCCTCAGGACTATGAGGATTTTGCCTTTTGTATCAACTCATGTGATTTATTTGAAACAGGTTTTAAAGGCAGTCCTTTTACATGGTGGAATAGCAGGGCTGGGGATGATTGTATATTTGAAAGATTGAACATAATCTTCTTTAACTCACAGTTTCAACAATGGTTTGGTCACATTGAAGTGGAGCATTTATCCAGGACTAGATCTGATCATGCCCCACTTCTTATCACTCTGGGTGAGGAAGTTCAAAATTTCATAAAGCCATTCAGGTTTTTGAAATTTTAGACTGAGCATAAAGATTTCTTGAACATAGTAAGGCTGAATTGGTCTGAGGAGAGTATTGACAATCCTTTTTTGGTTTTTAAATAGATGATCAAGATAGTAAAAGGGGCTCTATCTGCTTGGAGTAGACTGGCTTTTGGAGATGTCTTTAAACAACTTATCATCAGGGAAGATATAGTGAGAATTAAGGAACAACTGTTGCAGAAAATAGAATAGTCTTGCAGCTTGCTCAGGCTGAACTGAAGAAGTATTTACATTATGAGGAAGAGTTTTGAAGACAAAAAGCAGGATACACTTGGTTCTCTGAAGGTGATAGAAACACCAGGTTTTTTCACAATTTAGTAAATGGAAGGAGAAAAAGGTTACAGGTGAATAGAATTCAAATATCTGATGGTGAGTGGATAGAAGATAAAGAGCAGCTTGCAGCAGAAGAAATTAATTTCTTCCAACAACAATTCTCTCAAGAGGAGGAGGCTTTAGATTTTGGCATACTGAAGCATATTCCACAGATGGTCTCTTCTCAAAGCAATGATTTGCTTTGTGCACTTCCATTCCCGGAAGAAGTAAAAAATGTTGTTTTTGAACTTAAAAAAGAGAGTGCTTGTGGTCTTGATGGATTATCAGGAACTTTATTTCATTCATGTTGGGACATTGAAGGAAAGAATGTATTCAGAATGGTTCAGGCTTTCTATGAAGGTCATACTCTCCCAAAATCAGTAACTCGTACTAATTTGGTGTTGATCCCTAAGGAATCAGAAGTTCACACCTTTGGGGATCTCAGACCAATTAGCTTGAGTAACTTCATAAACAAGGTCATTTCAAAAGTGGTTCATGGAGGACTGGATAAGATTCTACCAGGTTTGATCTCTAGCAACCAGTCTGGTTTTGTGAAGGGAAGAAGCATTATTGAGAATGTGTTGCTCACTCAAGAAATTGTCACAGATATTAGAAAGAGAGGCAAACCTACAAATGTGGTGATTAAGTTAGATATGGCTAAGACATATGATAGAGTGTCCTGGCTATATTTAACTAGGGTGCTGAAAAGAAAGGGATTTACAGAAATCTTTGTAGATCAGATATGGAGGCTGTTGGCAAATAACTGGTATTTAGTTTTGTTGAATGGCTAATCTTATGGTTTTTTCCACTctacaaggggggggggggggggggtgaagcAAGGTGATCCATTGTCACCTGCTCTATTTATACTTTCAGCAGAAATGATATCTAGAGCACTTAATTCTTTATTTGAGCATGATCAGTATAAGTGCTTTGgtatgcctaaatggagtgcaaACCTCAATCAtcttgcttatgcagatgataccattATCTTTGCATCAACTGATAAACTATCATTGGAACTGACTATGAATGTTTTGAGAGATTATGAAAAGTTGTCAGGTCAATTGATAAATAGAGAGAAAAGTTTCTTTTACATGCATCAGAAATCAGCAGTGCAATTATGTCAAGAAGTTGAGCAGGTAACTGGTTTTACAAGAGGCATGTTTCCCTTCAACTATCTTGGCTGTTCTATCTTCCACTCTAGAAAAAGGAAAGTTTATTATAATGAACTAATTAAGAGGGTAAAAGACAGGCTGTAGAACTGGAAAGGAAGGTTGTTATCATTTGGAGGGAAGGCAGTTCTTATCAACAGTGTTTTACAAAGTATGCCAATGTACCTTCTATTTGCAATGGCACCTACTAAGTACACACTAAATGAACTGCATAAATTCTTTGCAAGATTTTATTGGAGTAATAAGGAAGAAGGCAAGAGTAGACACTGGTCAGCTTGGCTGAAAGTGTGTGTTCCTAAACAGGAGAGAGGATTGGGATTTAGGTccctttttgtcacgacccaaaccgataagtcatgacgagtgtctgacctctagcgaccaaacacccctaaacatgtATCTGAactatactgaacatcaaaggcccataaatggcataaactgatctcataaaatgGAAACATCAagactctgtacaatctgtatatacatgtacatactaaaggacagtgcaagccaactaggccgctatatatactgtacacaaaagaatgggagccgacaaggctacatcatctaactaacacatacaactgtctacagacctctactggaatgaaagctgtagaaaggatgggacagggccccgtcatattcatatgcatgtgCATCCaaaaaggctagcataccaaaatagactgcaactccgaatcAATAGAGTGCGCTGACCACTgttggatagaagtcctactaagctggatcaCCTGTcaatctacctgaacctgcgggcatgaacgcagccccccgagcaacggggagtcagtacggataatgtactgagtatgtaaggcgtaagaacaacacacacacacacacacacacacacacacacacacacatatatatatatatatatatatatacaagaatcatgaataagatctgaactcataagccgAAATGACTATCTACATGTACTTGTATCAACTAGTATCTGCTTGTATCggcataaatctgtgtaactgacaatgccactgtgGTGCATAATATGCATACTcacaatgataatcatgctcatatacataaatataggtcatactGCTGAGGAacattcagcccgatccatatcccatataatagtaatgccgaggaacgtacggttcgatctatatatcatataatagtaatgtcgaggaacatacggcccgatccatatatcatcatcaaggtgcaccggctgatcaggtggtaataaATACGTATATAATGCCTACCCATTTTCCATACCccgtatacatataatacttgcatatataacgccttctgatcatgggtcaatatacatatatatgaataaaTGTAATGTATGAATAATTGTATACATAAAgctagacccatgaacagaaggagcaatcataaacggggtacatgaacatcaaagactgaggtACTTCCTAGGCTTCTAAGagtggagtaatatggaagctcgcttactcgtttgtcggttcatatcgtaagatcatgccaaaagaaggaaaggatagccttaccTACCTTGACATATATCAAATtgcccaacttctacctctcgaacttgtaaatctacaattaagataacataggcctcaattagactatttacctcgcttactaaccatccccaaatacatataaagcttaacgacttatagacaataatttcctttgtaagctgACAACtgttcaacttcccattcaatccaacattagccataacaacaataacaacacttatatatatactaaaaatatacttcaatccattcccaatcatctcttaaaataacctcaaatcactatattacccttcattaacttaccacttccacaaatccctctctttacttagaatcactaaaactcttgataaatAACTTATATACAAGGGTAGAAATTcttcacataccttgaggggtctaagattccaagaatcacttcaactccaacttcctaagcttcacaaccttggagaaaccctagaatcaACCCCTTTCtttacaagctcgggtttacggggttcggATCTTGCCAAATCTTCATTAATATGATGGGAAATAttaggagagaatatattagggttttctctgatttggaagaacaaaaaatgagaaataaatcatgaaccacctatttatactcggAATTAAAAAGGCTACAACGGTTCGGTTCAATgaacgggtcgacgacccgtcggtGTGTTGATAGTCCGTCGACCtacgcctgcagatgcaaggctacgGAGCCTTGTTGACGccgcacatcgacggtccgtcgaacatgtcgatgacccgtcgatgaTGGCTGGTGTCTTTAGGTTTGCTcaaattcagttcagatcgcgtcgattcgatttactcaacttctaatcctgcaaaTTATCGGGAAAACCTGCTGGTACCcctgtacacggggtaagacactttctatcttcAAAACTTGGGCTCTgttctctattccaagggcatacccgactaggaaacataggttctactactacgaaaacaaggggtgtaacattcttccccccttaggaacattcgtcctcgaatgttcgaacaatcctgagttataaaaatttcggcagagtgtCCCCTGTACATATACCCATTCGTCCTGCACACAGCAATCTAAAATAATGTCACACAGGGCTACATACTATAATATACAATACtagggcctcacacgaccaatcaccaTGACTGAAAATGGAATAATACCTGGGGAATATGATGCCTCAGACtgcacctcctgtactgctgggaatAAACGCGTGTACTTAGTCTTCATTGCCTCttttgcttcccaagtcacttcctcaacattatttTTCCtctataaaactttaactgaagctacattctTGGTTCATAACTGACGAACCTGCCTGTCCAATATAGtcactggaacctcttcgtatgatgactgctcggtcacctggatgtcATCCACtagtacaactcttgaaggatctccaatacatttacgaagcatagatacatgaaatacagGATGTACCGAtcctaactcagaaggcaattctagctcatatgccaccgttcccactatacgaatgatattatatggcccaatatatggagggctcaacttacccttcttaccaaacctcatcactcccttcataggcgaaactttcaggaacaccca
Encoded here:
- the LOC132612168 gene encoding uncharacterized protein LOC132612168, producing MSLALMDPFQHVRQIQKFKRRLGMHQAGANCSGNIWFFVEENVDVEILSDTAQQITLKLFLQEHNLYLITTLVYAKCDEVERMPPWDSIYQLAGSYDMPWMVGGDFNVVMNDQEKIGGVPIVPQDYEDFAFCINSCDLFETGFKGSPFTWWNSRAGDDCIFERLNIIFFNSQFQQWFGHIEVEHLSRTRSDHAPLLITLGYTWFSEGDRNTRFFHNLVNGRRKRLQVNRIQISDGEWIEDKEQLAAEEINFFQQQFSQEEEALDFGILKHIPQMVSSQSNDLLCALPFPEEVKNVVFELKKESACGLDGLSGTLFHSCWDIEGKNVFRMVQAFYEGHTLPKSVTRTNLVLIPKESEVHTFGDLRPISLSNFINKVISKVVHGGLDKILPGLISSNQSGFVKGRSIIENVLLTQEIVTDIRKRGKPTNVVIKLDMAKTYDRVSWLYLTRVLKRKGFTEIFVDQIWRLLANNWYLVLLNG